The Thermosynechococcus sp. genome has a segment encoding these proteins:
- a CDS encoding helicase-related protein, which produces MPQIYDNISQSLADGLRQFIGSAQSCAFCVGYLNLRGWDQLADLVDALPGGREEAACRVLVGMQRPPEEEMKALARLKRDPETVDGLKLAQLKRRMTESFKQQLEFGVPSAQAESTLRRLAAQLRAHKVFLKAFLPYPLHAKLYLVRRTDSVTPLIGFVGSSNLTLAGLSQQGELNVDVVEQDAAAKLQAWFDERWRDELAIDLTDTLANLIETSWVRTELVRPYLLYLKIAHHLSEEARQGEREFRLPPIFSEKGTPLLDFQERAVSLAAHYLYRRGGVLLGDVVGLGKTLMATAIARIFQEDDQSNTLVVCPPKLAPMWEQYLQNYEINGRVLSLGKVSDVIGRDNAPRYRLLVIDESHNLRNRESKRYRALRDYIERNDPRVLLLTATPYNKLFTDLGNQLRLFLDENQDLHVRPERFFQGWAASGKSEMDFIACFQTSPHSLRAFEQSTFPEDWRDLMRLFLVRRTRQFIIRHYATFDQAKQRYYVLLNGQPAYFPVRKPKRLEFTIREDDPTDQYARLFRDEVVQVIEGLALPRYGMAQYLVQDAEKLAQGDEKRILDNLNRAGHRLIGFCRTNLFKRLESSGYSFLLSVRRYILRNLVTLHALENGRPIPIGTQDAAMLDTAVSDSDDDTAVVPDDVDPPLDESAAESAASGAALDPLAPFKARAAAVYKTYVQQFHNRFDWLDAKFFRPALKQALEADATALLAILASMGEWDPGHDAKLGALETLLTEHHPNDKVLVFTQFADTAQYLGQQLPKRGITGLEIVTNQTGDPVALARRFSPSTNGGLRAGEQELRILIATDVLAEGQNLQDCHIIVNYDLPWAIIRLIQRAGRVDRIGQKHDTIHVYSFLPAEGVERIIRLRKRLFERLQANQEVIGTDETFFGEEAANRLRDLYTEKAGTLDDDQSDEDIDLASLALQVWKSASETDQKEAIALPPIVSATRALAETADPDQHPPGVITYLRYPDGTDALIRVDKDGNLVSQSISAIFRAAACAPDEPALPRAENHHALVARCAEIATDEQTVLGGQLGPPRSVRRKLYERLDRYREQLQAKPTLFTSETLQQLDRVLDLIYRYPLKNAAKEAISRQMRLGITDEALLELVMRRAADENLCEITAEETQAPTEPKVICSMGLASAAPSNHSALTGDVQQ; this is translated from the coding sequence AATGCAACGCCCGCCCGAAGAGGAGATGAAAGCCCTCGCCCGCCTCAAGCGCGATCCCGAAACCGTTGATGGTCTGAAGCTTGCACAACTCAAGCGCCGCATGACCGAGAGCTTCAAGCAGCAACTGGAATTCGGCGTGCCGTCGGCGCAAGCGGAAAGCACCCTGCGGCGGCTGGCCGCGCAGCTTCGGGCGCACAAGGTGTTCCTCAAGGCGTTCCTGCCCTATCCGCTGCATGCCAAGCTCTATCTCGTGCGGCGCACCGATAGTGTGACCCCATTGATCGGCTTTGTCGGCAGCAGCAACCTCACCCTGGCAGGCCTTTCTCAACAAGGCGAGCTCAACGTAGATGTGGTCGAACAAGACGCCGCCGCCAAATTACAAGCGTGGTTTGACGAGCGCTGGCGCGATGAGCTGGCGATAGACCTTACCGATACGCTCGCCAACCTCATCGAGACCAGTTGGGTACGTACGGAGTTGGTTCGCCCCTACCTGCTCTACCTCAAGATCGCCCACCACCTCTCGGAAGAAGCCCGCCAGGGTGAGCGTGAGTTTCGCCTCCCTCCCATTTTCAGCGAGAAAGGTACCCCGCTGCTCGATTTTCAGGAGCGGGCCGTATCGCTGGCGGCCCACTACCTCTACCGCCGGGGCGGCGTCTTGCTCGGCGATGTCGTGGGACTGGGCAAAACGCTCATGGCCACCGCCATTGCCCGCATCTTTCAGGAGGACGACCAGAGCAACACGCTGGTCGTGTGCCCACCGAAGCTTGCACCCATGTGGGAGCAGTATCTGCAAAACTACGAAATCAACGGACGTGTCCTGTCGCTCGGCAAGGTAAGCGATGTCATTGGGCGCGACAACGCCCCCCGCTACCGGCTGCTCGTGATTGACGAAAGCCACAACCTGCGCAACCGCGAAAGCAAGCGCTACCGCGCCTTGCGCGACTACATCGAACGCAACGATCCACGTGTGCTGCTGCTCACCGCTACACCGTACAACAAACTCTTTACCGACCTCGGCAACCAACTGCGGCTTTTTCTGGACGAAAACCAAGACCTACACGTGCGACCCGAACGGTTCTTCCAAGGGTGGGCCGCGAGCGGAAAAAGCGAAATGGACTTCATCGCGTGCTTCCAGACGTCGCCGCACTCGTTGCGCGCCTTCGAGCAAAGCACCTTCCCGGAGGACTGGCGCGACCTGATGCGCCTGTTTCTCGTGCGGCGCACGCGCCAGTTCATCATCCGTCACTACGCCACGTTCGACCAAGCAAAGCAGCGCTACTACGTTTTGCTGAATGGACAACCAGCGTACTTTCCTGTCCGGAAGCCCAAAAGACTCGAGTTCACCATTCGCGAGGACGACCCCACCGATCAGTACGCACGACTGTTTCGCGACGAGGTCGTGCAGGTGATCGAAGGCCTCGCGCTGCCACGCTATGGCATGGCGCAGTACCTCGTCCAAGATGCCGAAAAACTCGCTCAAGGAGACGAAAAGCGCATCCTCGATAACCTCAACCGTGCGGGCCACCGCCTCATCGGATTTTGCCGCACCAACCTCTTCAAACGACTCGAATCCAGCGGCTATAGCTTCCTGCTTTCCGTGCGCCGGTACATTCTGCGCAACCTCGTTACGCTTCACGCGCTCGAAAATGGTCGCCCCATTCCCATCGGCACGCAGGATGCCGCGATGCTCGATACTGCCGTCAGCGATTCCGACGACGACACCGCCGTCGTTCCCGATGACGTTGATCCCCCACTCGACGAAAGCGCTGCCGAGAGCGCAGCATCAGGAGCCGCTCTCGACCCACTGGCGCCGTTCAAAGCACGCGCTGCCGCTGTGTACAAGACCTACGTCCAGCAATTCCACAACCGCTTCGATTGGCTCGATGCGAAATTCTTCCGCCCTGCGCTCAAGCAAGCCCTCGAAGCCGACGCCACCGCGCTGCTGGCTATTCTTGCGAGCATGGGCGAGTGGGATCCCGGACACGACGCGAAACTTGGTGCCCTCGAAACGCTGCTGACGGAACATCACCCGAACGATAAGGTGCTCGTCTTCACCCAGTTTGCCGATACAGCCCAGTATCTTGGGCAACAACTCCCTAAGCGAGGCATCACCGGTCTCGAGATCGTGACCAACCAGACCGGCGATCCGGTCGCGCTGGCGCGCCGCTTCAGCCCTTCAACCAACGGTGGCCTGCGTGCGGGCGAACAGGAGCTTCGCATCCTGATCGCCACCGATGTGCTGGCGGAAGGGCAAAACCTACAGGACTGCCACATCATCGTCAACTACGACCTCCCTTGGGCGATCATTCGCCTCATTCAGCGTGCCGGCCGCGTGGACCGTATTGGCCAGAAGCACGACACCATCCACGTGTACTCCTTCCTCCCCGCCGAAGGCGTCGAGCGCATCATCCGCCTACGTAAACGGCTTTTCGAGCGCCTGCAAGCGAATCAGGAAGTCATCGGCACCGACGAAACCTTCTTCGGCGAGGAAGCAGCGAATAGACTGCGCGATCTCTACACCGAAAAAGCCGGCACGCTCGACGACGACCAATCCGACGAGGACATTGACCTGGCGAGCCTGGCGCTGCAAGTTTGGAAGAGCGCTTCTGAGACCGATCAAAAGGAAGCCATCGCCCTGCCGCCCATCGTCTCTGCCACACGCGCACTGGCAGAGACTGCCGATCCTGATCAGCATCCTCCGGGCGTCATCACCTACCTGCGTTATCCCGATGGCACGGATGCGCTGATACGGGTGGACAAAGATGGCAACCTGGTTTCCCAGTCCATCTCGGCCATTTTCCGCGCGGCTGCCTGCGCGCCAGATGAACCAGCGCTGCCGCGGGCAGAGAACCATCACGCCCTTGTCGCCCGCTGCGCAGAGATTGCCACCGACGAGCAGACCGTCCTCGGCGGCCAGCTCGGCCCGCCGCGCAGTGTCCGCCGCAAGCTCTACGAGCGGCTCGATCGCTACCGCGAGCAGCTTCAGGCGAAGCCCACGCTCTTCACCTCAGAGACCTTGCAACAGCTCGACCGGGTGCTTGATCTCATTTACCGATATCCACTCAAGAATGCAGCCAAAGAAGCCATCAGCCGGCAGATGCGCCTGGGCATCACCGATGAAGCGCTGCTCGAGCTGGTAATGCGCCGCGCAGCAGATGAGAACCTCTGTGAAATAACCGCCGAAGAGACCCAAGCGCCAACCGAACCCAAAGTCATCTGCTCGATGGGATTAGCCTCGGCTGCGCCTTCGAATCATTCGGCTCTCACAGGAGATGTGCAACAATGA
- a CDS encoding Eco57I restriction-modification methylase domain-containing protein, producing the protein MNTLLQRIQSCLNAAGSPQQLSNLFCRTLHWGAPRGLTPRTLDLGTPINQRITLHPVAQLSGLPVYRVEWPDDQLPGVTARRAVQRVLKPIHAEHLLCYVTSDQRQVAFTWARQRSDGKIELRTLPYEVGSAARTTIERLGELAFSLDELMSGEPPITTLTDKLDRAFDVEAVTQRFYQELANWFFWAREHVQFPMPPTEKNSEAYISQSLIRLITRLIFCWFVKEMGLIPRELFDLGTLSRLLKNGDKLPESKNTTFYKAILQNLFFATLNQEIGKRQFRKRNKDPRGRDPHCGITNLYRYEDYFNNPDQFLQLAKNIPFLNGGLFECLDRVYRTEENRPTIRIDGFSDHPKNPLFMPDFLFFSDEQVVDLSQAYGQTKFKRATVRGLIHIFHRYNFTVTESTPLDQEVALDPELAGKVFENLLAAYNPETATTARKATGSYYTPRSIVEYMVDESLLAYLKPKLQAVHPSDTHESRLCHLLAYNDEPHQFSPEEVETLITALDNLKAIDPACGSGAFLMGLLHKLVFILGKLDPRNEGWKEKQIAKAQEIPDATIRDKVLADIEQAFAAGELDYGRKLYLIENCLYGVDIQPIAVQIAKMRFFISLTVDQKVDPSAPNLGIRPLPNLETKFVAANTLIGIERPAQFAFRTPKIEELERELARVREAHFTARTPQTKQKYRECDAQLRAELAELLKHDGLGSQTAEKLAAWDPYDQNAFANWFDPEWMFGIRNDFDIVIGNPPYISTKGIDAENKKQLEKHFGFTDDTYNHFFFKGLELLKDEGILTYITSKSYWTIQTKKNLRELLLKNTILQIFDTANPFENAMVDTGVVIVKKATPTPTHEVVFLDGKTSITQPQKYTIQQNDYATAPNKVIFVPTDFNKKIYQRLGKTVNELLNQWWDKISTSKNIDKHKKELETYRNSLKPGDITLLGLITEGGQGLATANNGKYIGVLEGTKWADNVRKQRPEKLLLATKFCKEKGIRTKNDAQQFLNNLNEKEIRQLFDDLKEKYGRDIFGQGWLYRIVSPDEIADVDTLTNDEKLNGIDGEKTFVPYDKGDKDGNRWYAPTPYYIDWSKENVKFLKENSGKKGEGMPVVRNPQFYFREGFCWTDVSYAIRCRIKENSLHDVLSMSLFPIFSLINSKFIVSLLNSDFMSTYLNAFVNTTVHFQINDARQLPIIIPTAEQLKVFEDIFNRAVSVQKQKFAGKLSEKEAEAKLEEIQRELDERVLEMYGVT; encoded by the coding sequence ATGAACACCCTGCTCCAACGCATCCAGTCGTGCCTGAACGCCGCCGGCTCACCGCAGCAGCTCAGCAATCTCTTCTGCCGAACCCTCCACTGGGGCGCACCGCGCGGCTTGACGCCGCGCACGCTCGATCTCGGCACGCCCATCAACCAGCGCATCACGCTCCATCCGGTAGCGCAACTCTCAGGGCTGCCGGTGTATCGCGTCGAGTGGCCTGACGACCAGCTTCCCGGTGTTACCGCCCGCCGCGCGGTCCAGCGCGTCCTCAAACCCATCCACGCTGAGCATCTTCTGTGCTATGTAACCTCCGACCAGCGACAAGTTGCCTTCACCTGGGCGCGCCAGCGATCTGACGGCAAGATCGAACTCCGCACCCTGCCCTACGAGGTCGGCTCCGCTGCCCGCACCACCATTGAACGCCTGGGCGAACTTGCCTTTAGCCTCGACGAGCTGATGTCTGGTGAGCCGCCGATCACCACCCTCACCGACAAACTCGATCGCGCCTTCGATGTTGAAGCAGTTACCCAGCGGTTCTATCAGGAACTTGCCAACTGGTTCTTCTGGGCGCGCGAGCATGTGCAGTTCCCGATGCCGCCGACCGAAAAGAACTCTGAAGCCTACATTTCCCAAAGCCTCATTCGCCTGATTACCCGCCTCATCTTCTGCTGGTTTGTGAAAGAGATGGGGTTGATCCCACGCGAACTCTTCGATCTAGGCACACTCTCAAGGCTCCTCAAAAACGGCGACAAGCTGCCGGAAAGCAAGAACACCACCTTCTATAAAGCGATCCTGCAAAACCTCTTCTTCGCCACGCTCAATCAGGAAATCGGCAAGCGGCAGTTTCGCAAACGCAACAAAGACCCACGCGGGCGCGATCCCCACTGTGGCATCACCAACCTCTACCGCTACGAAGACTACTTCAACAATCCCGACCAATTTCTGCAGCTGGCGAAAAATATCCCCTTCCTCAATGGCGGACTGTTTGAGTGCTTGGATCGGGTCTATCGCACCGAAGAGAACCGACCTACCATCCGCATCGATGGCTTCTCCGATCATCCGAAAAACCCGCTCTTTATGCCCGATTTTCTGTTCTTCAGCGACGAGCAGGTGGTGGACCTTTCCCAAGCCTACGGCCAAACCAAATTCAAGCGCGCTACTGTGCGCGGTTTGATCCACATCTTCCATCGCTACAACTTCACGGTCACTGAATCCACACCGCTCGATCAGGAGGTGGCGCTCGATCCTGAATTGGCTGGAAAAGTCTTTGAGAATCTGCTGGCGGCCTACAACCCGGAAACCGCCACGACCGCACGGAAAGCCACAGGTTCCTATTACACCCCGCGTTCCATCGTGGAGTACATGGTGGATGAGTCACTGTTGGCGTATCTCAAGCCGAAGCTCCAGGCGGTTCATCCGTCAGACACCCATGAGTCCCGCCTCTGCCATCTGCTGGCCTACAACGATGAACCGCACCAGTTCAGCCCTGAAGAGGTGGAAACGCTCATTACCGCCCTTGATAATCTGAAGGCGATTGACCCGGCCTGCGGTTCGGGTGCATTCCTGATGGGGCTACTGCATAAGCTGGTCTTCATCCTAGGCAAACTCGACCCACGCAACGAAGGCTGGAAAGAGAAACAGATTGCCAAAGCCCAAGAAATCCCCGACGCCACTATCCGCGATAAAGTGCTCGCGGACATCGAGCAGGCCTTTGCCGCAGGTGAACTGGATTACGGCCGCAAGCTCTATCTCATTGAGAACTGCCTCTACGGCGTGGACATTCAGCCCATCGCTGTTCAAATCGCCAAAATGCGCTTCTTCATCTCGCTAACCGTGGATCAGAAAGTGGATCCGTCTGCCCCCAACCTGGGCATCCGCCCGCTGCCGAACCTCGAAACCAAATTCGTCGCCGCCAACACGCTCATCGGCATCGAGCGACCGGCACAGTTCGCCTTTCGCACCCCGAAGATTGAGGAACTTGAGCGCGAACTGGCACGCGTGCGCGAGGCCCATTTCACAGCCCGCACCCCGCAAACCAAGCAGAAGTACCGCGAGTGCGATGCCCAGCTCCGCGCCGAGCTCGCCGAGTTATTGAAGCACGACGGCTTGGGAAGCCAAACAGCGGAGAAGCTCGCCGCCTGGGACCCTTACGACCAAAATGCTTTTGCCAACTGGTTTGACCCGGAATGGATGTTCGGAATCCGCAATGACTTCGATATCGTGATTGGCAACCCGCCTTATATCTCAACAAAAGGCATAGACGCAGAAAACAAAAAACAACTTGAAAAACATTTTGGTTTTACTGACGATACTTATAATCATTTCTTTTTTAAGGGACTTGAATTATTAAAAGATGAAGGTATTTTAACATACATTACTTCAAAAAGCTATTGGACCATACAAACCAAAAAAAATCTTCGTGAACTTTTGCTTAAAAATACTATACTTCAGATTTTTGATACTGCCAATCCGTTTGAAAATGCAATGGTCGATACCGGTGTGGTTATTGTTAAAAAAGCTACACCAACACCCACACATGAAGTTGTATTCTTAGATGGCAAAACGAGTATTACCCAACCACAAAAGTACACCATCCAGCAAAACGATTATGCCACTGCTCCCAATAAAGTAATATTTGTACCCACCGATTTTAACAAAAAAATATATCAACGCTTGGGAAAAACGGTTAACGAATTACTAAACCAATGGTGGGATAAAATTTCCACCAGCAAAAACATAGATAAACATAAAAAAGAACTTGAAACATACCGCAATTCGTTAAAACCAGGTGATATTACGCTACTGGGATTAATTACCGAAGGTGGTCAGGGACTTGCTACAGCTAACAATGGTAAATACATTGGGGTATTGGAAGGCACCAAATGGGCTGATAATGTTCGTAAGCAACGCCCCGAAAAACTTCTGTTAGCAACGAAATTTTGCAAAGAAAAAGGCATACGAACCAAAAACGATGCCCAACAGTTTCTGAACAACCTAAACGAAAAAGAAATTCGACAGCTTTTTGACGATCTAAAAGAAAAATACGGACGCGATATTTTTGGGCAGGGCTGGCTGTACCGCATTGTAAGTCCCGATGAAATAGCTGATGTAGACACCCTTACCAACGATGAAAAACTCAACGGTATTGACGGCGAAAAAACTTTTGTGCCCTACGACAAAGGCGATAAAGATGGCAACCGCTGGTATGCTCCTACACCTTATTACATCGATTGGAGCAAAGAAAATGTGAAATTTTTAAAAGAAAATTCAGGGAAAAAAGGCGAAGGAATGCCTGTTGTACGCAATCCACAATTCTACTTCCGGGAAGGTTTTTGCTGGACAGATGTTAGTTATGCAATTAGATGTAGAATAAAGGAAAATAGTCTGCACGATGTTCTTAGTATGTCATTATTTCCAATTTTTTCTTTGATAAATTCAAAGTTTATTGTAAGTCTATTAAACTCGGATTTTATGTCAACGTATTTAAATGCTTTTGTGAATACGACTGTTCATTTCCAAATCAACGATGCCCGTCAATTGCCGATAATTATTCCCACTGCAGAGCAATTAAAAGTGTTTGAAGATATATTTAACCGTGCGGTTTCGGTGCAAAAGCAAAAATTTGCGGGCAAGCTGAGCGAAAAAGAGGCGGAAGCAAAATTAGAAGAAATACAGCGGGAGTTGGATGAAAGGGTGTTGGAGATGTATGGGGTAACATGA